One part of the Sorangiineae bacterium MSr11954 genome encodes these proteins:
- a CDS encoding type 1 glutamine amidotransferase domain-containing protein — protein sequence MKLHVWLLLALAVLLAACRANDSKSPSANLTSANHAKGAAMSQKILILVTSHDRLGETGEKTGFWLEELAAPYRVFVEAGAHVDIASPKGGKPPADPRSTEKPSEDVRWFLANPEATRKLDASLAIDSIQGDYDAYFVVGGHGVMWDLATHPGSNKLLGAAFDRGKVVAAVCHGPGALINVRTANGDPLVKGRRVAGFSNEEERAVKLDTVVPFALESRLRDLGGLYERGPNWSSFAIRDGRLVTGQNPQSSAQAARETLAALSAAR from the coding sequence ATGAAACTTCACGTATGGCTCTTGTTGGCGCTCGCCGTGCTGCTCGCGGCCTGCCGCGCCAACGATTCGAAGAGCCCGAGCGCAAACCTCACCAGCGCGAACCACGCAAAAGGAGCCGCCATGTCCCAAAAGATCCTCATCCTCGTCACCAGCCACGACCGCCTCGGCGAAACCGGAGAGAAGACCGGCTTCTGGCTCGAGGAGCTGGCCGCGCCCTACCGCGTCTTCGTGGAGGCGGGCGCGCACGTGGACATCGCGTCGCCCAAGGGAGGAAAGCCCCCCGCCGATCCGCGAAGCACGGAGAAACCCTCCGAGGACGTGCGCTGGTTCCTCGCGAACCCCGAGGCCACGCGCAAGCTCGACGCGAGCTTGGCCATCGACTCCATCCAAGGCGACTACGACGCCTACTTCGTGGTCGGCGGCCACGGGGTCATGTGGGATCTGGCCACGCACCCCGGGTCGAACAAGCTCCTCGGCGCGGCCTTCGATCGCGGCAAGGTGGTCGCCGCCGTCTGCCACGGCCCCGGCGCCCTCATCAACGTCCGCACCGCCAACGGCGACCCTCTGGTCAAAGGCCGCCGCGTCGCCGGCTTCTCCAACGAAGAAGAGCGCGCCGTGAAGCTCGACACCGTCGTCCCCTTCGCCCTCGAGTCCCGCCTGCGCGATCTCGGTGGCCTCTACGAGCGCGGCCCCAACTGGTCCTCCTTCGCCATCCGCGACGGCCGCCTCGTCACCGGCCAAAATCCGCAATCCTCGGCCCAAGCCGCCCGCGAAACCCTCGCCGCATTGTCCGCGGCGCGGTGA
- a CDS encoding protein kinase — MVGRYHLIEEVGRSTFGPLHLARYEGPNAFQRWSSILEVEARFSRDSEFRHAFFQSARTSARIQHPNVVATLDVGETEGMLWLASEYLLGETAKELLTLARHRQVPVPWDIACRIVADAALGLDAIHELTHATTGEPMRLVHGRLAPHRIAVTYDGVTKVLEPSAPFVALSPGEAGQAKMMVGRAMAYTAPELLRGEAFDRRVDIFSLGVVLWELCAGRRLFGGADEGEIRAKIHANAVPPLSEAVRGFPAEVEALIHQTLAPDPASRMQNAKALARALHQALVKEGLVVTDDEVARYLLHSFPERLPRKKSRLLTAADVTHVFRRDAVLPVAPSASGASAAVAPTPAVPFAPPFVSGAVRLPSDTIPDDLPPPLLFRPSESPNLPGASPVSPVPEAARVSAVPVSPVPGAARVSAAPVSPVPGAARVSAVPGAPRTSQVPGSGRGTQAPVLMPIGMPPRPRGLFDTDSGSRSPWIGPAILFVVFGVAVAVIAVLVVVMVRRSNAIDAPVAALSAAAAPMPPPVAAPSAVTPVPTPSTVTPVPTPSTVIAAPTSAATPSTATPLPTLPAVTPRPQLPAATSVALAAPSPAPIPLPRPSASAAAPPAPKGRLTVICDPACDDVLDGKSSLGPSPIYKRATSLGTHRLTLKTTDPKAEKVVEVDVVEGDVTVVKESLLP; from the coding sequence ATGGTCGGACGGTACCATCTCATCGAGGAGGTGGGCCGTTCGACCTTCGGGCCTTTGCATCTTGCACGGTACGAAGGCCCCAACGCGTTTCAGCGCTGGTCGTCGATCCTCGAGGTGGAGGCGCGGTTTTCGCGCGACAGCGAGTTTCGACACGCCTTTTTCCAATCGGCGCGCACCTCGGCGCGCATTCAGCATCCCAATGTGGTCGCTACGCTCGACGTGGGCGAGACCGAGGGAATGCTCTGGCTGGCGTCGGAGTATTTGCTGGGCGAGACCGCCAAAGAGCTCCTGACCTTGGCGCGGCATCGCCAGGTGCCGGTGCCTTGGGACATCGCGTGCCGCATCGTGGCCGATGCGGCGCTGGGGCTCGATGCCATTCACGAGCTCACGCACGCCACCACGGGTGAGCCGATGCGGCTGGTGCACGGGCGGCTGGCCCCGCATCGCATCGCGGTCACGTACGATGGCGTGACCAAGGTGCTGGAGCCTTCTGCGCCATTCGTGGCGCTTTCGCCGGGCGAGGCGGGGCAGGCGAAGATGATGGTCGGCCGTGCGATGGCCTACACCGCGCCCGAGTTGTTGCGGGGCGAGGCGTTCGATCGGCGCGTGGACATTTTCTCACTGGGGGTGGTGCTCTGGGAGCTGTGCGCGGGGCGGCGCCTCTTCGGCGGAGCCGACGAGGGCGAAATCCGCGCGAAGATCCACGCCAACGCCGTGCCGCCGCTGTCCGAGGCCGTGCGCGGATTTCCGGCCGAGGTGGAGGCGCTCATTCACCAGACGTTGGCGCCCGATCCGGCCTCGCGCATGCAAAACGCCAAGGCGCTGGCGCGGGCGCTCCATCAGGCGCTCGTGAAGGAGGGGTTGGTGGTGACCGACGACGAGGTCGCGCGCTACTTGCTCCATAGCTTTCCCGAGCGGCTTCCGCGGAAGAAGAGCCGGCTGCTCACCGCCGCCGATGTGACCCACGTCTTTCGTCGCGATGCGGTGCTGCCGGTCGCCCCGAGCGCTTCGGGCGCTTCGGCCGCGGTGGCGCCGACACCGGCGGTGCCGTTTGCGCCGCCGTTCGTGTCGGGGGCCGTTCGTCTGCCGTCGGATACGATTCCCGACGATTTGCCGCCGCCGTTGCTCTTTCGGCCGAGCGAGAGTCCGAATTTGCCGGGCGCGTCGCCGGTGTCGCCTGTGCCTGAGGCGGCGCGGGTGTCGGCGGTGCCGGTGTCGCCTGTGCCTGGGGCGGCGCGGGTGTCGGCGGCGCCGGTGTCGCCTGTGCCTGGGGCGGCGCGGGTGTCGGCGGTGCCCGGGGCGCCGCGTACTTCGCAGGTGCCGGGGTCCGGTCGCGGGACGCAGGCGCCCGTGTTGATGCCGATTGGAATGCCGCCCCGGCCGCGGGGGCTCTTCGATACGGATTCGGGATCGCGCAGCCCCTGGATCGGGCCCGCGATTCTGTTCGTCGTGTTTGGGGTGGCCGTGGCCGTCATTGCGGTGCTGGTCGTGGTCATGGTGCGTCGGTCCAACGCGATCGACGCGCCGGTGGCTGCGCTGTCGGCTGCGGCGGCGCCGATGCCCCCGCCGGTTGCTGCGCCTTCGGCGGTGACACCGGTTCCGACCCCTTCGACGGTGACACCGGTTCCGACCCCCTCGACGGTGATTGCGGCTCCGACATCTGCCGCGACCCCCTCGACGGCGACACCGCTTCCGACCCTTCCGGCGGTGACGCCCCGTCCGCAATTGCCCGCGGCAACATCCGTCGCGTTGGCCGCACCATCGCCCGCACCGATCCCGTTGCCCCGACCCTCCGCAAGCGCAGCGGCGCCCCCCGCGCCAAAGGGACGGCTCACCGTCATCTGCGATCCCGCGTGCGATGACGTGCTCGATGGCAAATCGTCGCTGGGCCCGTCGCCCATCTACAAGCGCGCGACCTCGTTGGGGACGCACCGCCTGACCTTGAAGACCACGGACCCCAAAGCCGAAAAGGTCGTCGAGGTCGACGTGGTCGAAGGCGATGTCACCGTTGTGAAAGAGTCCTTGTTGCCGTAG
- a CDS encoding polyphosphate kinase 2 family protein — protein MHHFPKSPFAVPFDGSFRVKRTRTAPPKGAPDKAEAEERLTACVEEIARLQKKLYADNRYSLLCVFQAIDAAGKDGTIRAVLTGTNPAACQVAAFKSPSDEELDHDFLWRIVRRLPERGRIGVLNRSHYEEVLTVRVHPEYLERQRLPRMPDLPKLWRERHESIRDFEKHLARNGTVVLKFWLNVSKKEQKQRLLARIDDASANWKFQAADIDERQHWSEYMHTYEDVLNETSRPWAPWYAIPADDKPFMRWTVADIIRRTLKGLDLDYPQLGREEQKTLLVLRKRLEDE, from the coding sequence ATGCACCATTTTCCGAAGAGCCCTTTCGCCGTTCCCTTCGACGGGAGCTTTCGTGTGAAGCGAACGCGCACCGCGCCGCCGAAAGGAGCGCCGGACAAGGCGGAGGCCGAGGAGCGCCTTACCGCGTGTGTCGAGGAGATCGCGCGCCTGCAGAAGAAGCTCTATGCGGACAACCGCTACTCGCTGCTCTGCGTGTTTCAGGCGATCGACGCGGCCGGCAAAGATGGAACGATCCGCGCGGTGCTCACGGGGACCAACCCCGCGGCCTGTCAAGTGGCGGCCTTCAAGTCGCCCTCCGACGAGGAGCTCGATCACGACTTCCTCTGGCGCATCGTTCGACGCTTGCCCGAGCGGGGACGCATCGGCGTGCTCAATCGGAGCCACTACGAAGAGGTGCTCACGGTGCGCGTGCACCCGGAGTATCTGGAGCGCCAGCGCCTGCCGCGCATGCCCGATCTCCCGAAGCTCTGGAGGGAGCGCCACGAGTCCATCCGCGACTTCGAGAAGCACCTCGCGCGCAACGGCACGGTGGTCTTGAAGTTTTGGCTCAACGTCTCGAAGAAAGAACAAAAACAACGGCTGCTCGCCCGCATCGACGATGCCTCCGCCAACTGGAAGTTCCAAGCCGCGGACATCGACGAGCGCCAGCACTGGTCGGAGTACATGCACACCTACGAGGACGTGCTGAACGAAACATCCCGCCCGTGGGCCCCATGGTATGCCATCCCCGCCGACGACAAGCCCTTCATGCGCTGGACCGTCGCCGACATCATCCGCCGCACCTTGAAGGGCCTCGATCTCGATTACCCGCAACTCGGTCGCGAGGAGCAAAAGACGCTGCTCGTTCTACGAAAGCGCCTCGAGGACGAGTGA
- a CDS encoding S9 family peptidase, giving the protein MVPTEDGRYVFFLRSPGDDPRNTLWEVDVATGTLREVLRPDALLQGPEVVSAEEKARRERARVRSGGFTSFEATRDGSAVVVGLSGRLFVWTRATGKARELPVSPGTIDPHLSPDGTKLAYVRNNDVYVVPLAGGKETAVTRGGTETNPHGVAEFMAQEEFERSRGFWWSPDGNSILYEDADLSAVPKWTLADPAHPEAPAQIIAYPKVGAPHATVRLAIADARAGAAKPPRKITWDGARYPYLTKVVWSKNAPPTIYVRDRAEQHGALLAIDPATGGTKVLLTEEDSAWLEIDPSVPRWLPDGSGFLWATERSGGWELELHDAHGAKTSTVVPRSMGYRHVNAVDPVKKVAYVAASNEPNRGEVWAAPFDGSAPRPVFRNTEATVWASFGDSTQLYAFSEATVRAEHRFGVRSVDGAVNIAIPSVAKAPPFAPNIEYASVGKDDVRVALVRPRNFDAKRRYPVIDNIYGGPINNMVVSDAKRYLDQQWLADTVQAVVVMIDSRGTMYRGRAWQRAFRDRFGDLPIVGHAEALSDLGQKFPELDVSRVGIYGWSGGGYYSAMAILRRPDVFKAAVAGALVADMADYDALLERFLGTPPNKAYDDASLLLWAAKPPTPAAPARPILWIHGTADDNVYLLHGLKFAEAMARGGRPMEFMPLGGQTHMVSAPESIAAVRKRTAEYFREHLHASKN; this is encoded by the coding sequence ATGGTGCCCACGGAGGACGGGCGCTACGTCTTTTTTCTGAGGTCTCCCGGCGACGATCCCCGAAACACCCTTTGGGAGGTGGATGTCGCAACGGGAACCCTGCGCGAAGTGCTTCGCCCGGATGCGCTTCTCCAAGGTCCGGAGGTGGTCTCGGCGGAGGAGAAAGCGCGGCGCGAGCGGGCGCGCGTTCGCAGTGGTGGTTTCACATCGTTCGAGGCGACGCGCGATGGCTCGGCCGTCGTGGTGGGCCTGTCCGGGCGGCTCTTCGTTTGGACGCGCGCGACCGGCAAGGCGCGCGAGCTCCCGGTGTCCCCGGGCACCATCGATCCGCATCTCTCCCCCGACGGGACGAAGCTCGCCTATGTGCGCAACAACGATGTCTACGTGGTGCCGCTGGCCGGAGGAAAAGAGACGGCCGTGACGCGCGGCGGTACGGAGACGAACCCGCACGGCGTCGCCGAGTTCATGGCGCAGGAGGAGTTCGAGCGCTCGCGCGGGTTCTGGTGGTCGCCCGACGGCAACTCCATTCTGTACGAAGACGCGGATCTCTCCGCGGTGCCCAAGTGGACCTTGGCCGATCCGGCGCACCCTGAAGCCCCCGCGCAGATCATCGCCTACCCCAAGGTGGGCGCGCCCCACGCCACCGTGCGCCTGGCCATCGCGGACGCGCGCGCGGGCGCCGCGAAGCCGCCGCGCAAGATCACGTGGGACGGCGCGCGCTATCCCTATTTGACCAAGGTCGTATGGTCCAAGAACGCTCCCCCTACGATCTATGTGCGCGATCGCGCCGAGCAGCATGGCGCGCTTTTGGCAATCGATCCGGCGACCGGGGGCACCAAGGTGCTCCTCACCGAGGAGGACTCCGCATGGCTCGAGATCGATCCTTCGGTGCCGCGCTGGCTCCCGGATGGAAGCGGCTTTCTCTGGGCGACGGAGCGGAGCGGCGGATGGGAGCTGGAGCTCCACGATGCGCACGGGGCCAAGACATCCACGGTGGTGCCGCGCAGCATGGGCTACCGCCACGTGAACGCCGTCGATCCGGTGAAGAAGGTCGCGTATGTGGCCGCCTCCAATGAGCCGAACCGCGGGGAAGTGTGGGCGGCGCCGTTCGATGGCAGCGCACCGCGGCCCGTGTTTCGCAACACCGAAGCGACCGTCTGGGCGAGCTTTGGCGACAGCACGCAGCTCTACGCCTTCTCCGAGGCGACCGTGCGCGCGGAGCATCGCTTCGGGGTGCGCTCGGTCGATGGCGCTGTGAACATCGCGATCCCGTCGGTGGCAAAGGCTCCGCCGTTCGCGCCCAATATCGAATACGCATCGGTTGGCAAAGACGATGTCCGGGTGGCGCTCGTTCGCCCGCGGAACTTCGACGCCAAGCGACGGTATCCGGTGATCGATAATATTTACGGGGGTCCTATCAACAACATGGTCGTCTCCGACGCCAAGCGTTATCTCGATCAACAATGGCTCGCCGACACGGTGCAAGCGGTGGTGGTCATGATCGACTCCCGTGGAACCATGTACCGCGGGCGCGCATGGCAACGCGCGTTCCGCGATCGCTTCGGCGATCTGCCCATCGTGGGGCACGCCGAGGCGCTGTCCGATCTCGGTCAGAAATTTCCGGAGCTCGATGTGTCGCGCGTGGGCATCTACGGGTGGTCGGGCGGGGGGTACTACTCGGCCATGGCCATTTTGCGGCGTCCGGATGTGTTCAAGGCGGCGGTGGCCGGTGCGTTGGTGGCCGATATGGCGGACTACGACGCGCTTCTGGAGCGCTTCCTCGGGACGCCGCCCAACAAGGCGTACGATGATGCGTCGCTTCTTCTCTGGGCCGCAAAGCCTCCCACCCCTGCGGCGCCCGCGCGTCCCATTTTGTGGATTCATGGCACGGCCGACGACAATGTCTATTTGCTCCACGGCTTGAAGTTCGCCGAAGCGATGGCCCGCGGCGGGCGTCCCATGGAGTTCATGCCCCTCGGCGGTCAGACGCACATGGTCTCCGCTCCGGAGTCCATCGCGGCCGTACGAAAGCGAACCGCCGAGTACTTCCGCGAGCATTTGCACGCATCGAAGAACTAG
- a CDS encoding LysR family transcriptional regulator — protein MFINYELLRTLLEVGQARTFAEAARRLRVTPSAVSHQLRTLQAQLDVVLFERVGRRAQLTPAGQVLVRELRASFARIDDALLAVTSDSRAIRGRVRLGGPGPFSRMWLRPRLLALFEAYPELVIDARFDIPSVLTRQLTEGELDLALIVRTLDAPALEMHPVYIEEFVAVASPRRFKRKPETARELAEHPFVVFDDDLAMHATYWASAFGRGEPLPPKIICRITSLDEMLALATEGVAIAVLPQYFVADAIKAKAVVLVGPSGTKRTRARNTIYLAWRKGVVETARLKVVREALLSGADSPRPDGRRLPRRLGSA, from the coding sequence GTGTTCATCAATTACGAGCTGCTCCGCACCTTGCTCGAGGTGGGTCAGGCGCGCACGTTCGCCGAGGCCGCGCGGCGCCTTCGGGTGACCCCATCCGCGGTGAGCCACCAGCTTCGAACCTTGCAAGCGCAGCTCGACGTCGTGCTGTTCGAGCGGGTCGGGCGCCGCGCGCAGCTCACCCCTGCAGGGCAGGTGCTCGTCCGCGAGCTGCGCGCCTCCTTTGCGCGGATCGACGACGCGCTCCTCGCGGTCACCTCCGACTCGCGCGCGATCCGAGGGCGGGTGCGCTTGGGCGGCCCGGGGCCCTTTTCGCGCATGTGGCTGCGGCCGCGGCTCCTCGCGCTGTTCGAGGCTTATCCGGAGCTGGTCATCGATGCGCGCTTCGACATCCCCTCCGTGCTCACCCGGCAGCTCACCGAGGGAGAGCTCGACCTCGCGCTCATCGTGCGCACCCTCGATGCACCCGCGCTCGAGATGCACCCCGTGTACATCGAGGAGTTCGTCGCCGTCGCATCCCCGCGTCGCTTCAAGCGCAAACCCGAAACGGCGCGCGAGCTCGCCGAGCACCCGTTCGTGGTGTTCGACGACGACTTGGCCATGCACGCCACGTATTGGGCGAGCGCCTTTGGCCGAGGTGAGCCTTTGCCGCCCAAAATCATCTGTCGGATCACCAGCCTGGACGAGATGCTGGCGCTGGCCACCGAAGGCGTGGCGATTGCCGTGCTGCCGCAATATTTCGTTGCAGATGCAATCAAGGCCAAAGCTGTTGTGCTCGTTGGACCTTCGGGGACGAAGCGCACTCGAGCGCGAAATACGATCTATCTCGCGTGGCGAAAGGGTGTCGTCGAAACGGCGCGTCTGAAGGTGGTGCGGGAGGCGCTGCTTTCGGGCGCGGATTCTCCCCGACCCGATGGTCGTCGGCTACCTCGAAGACTCGGTTCGGCGTAA
- a CDS encoding S9 family peptidase: protein MAPATPSFEPISTDFPRSYAITRRYTLGEPKSITPTEDGRYAFFLRSPAREPRNSLWEVEIATGAIRELLRPESLAPGEEKISAEEKARRERQRIRVGGFTSFQATSDGSVIVVGLSGRLYAWTRATGKAHELPTGPGSLIDPQLSPDGTKVAYARSNDVYVVPLKGGKETAITRGGTETNPHGVAEFMAQEEFARLRGFWWSPDSSEILYEDADLSAVPKWALADPGRPDAPAQVIAYPKTGKPQAIVRLAIASVRNPGRPVRKVTWDSERYPYLFSVTWTKNAPPTLNVIDRPFRHSALLAVETAAGAGTLGTKPLLTETDAAWLGEEVSVPRWLPDGSAFLWSTERNGSWELELHDRQGAKLSTVAAPSVGYRALVGVDAEKKVAYITASSEPIRDELWAVPFDGGAPQSISKNTDGRFLASFGDHPRIYGFGEATQGAERRFGVRSVDGSVNIPIPSVAEAPPFKANIEFTTIGKDSFRVALVRPRSFDPQRRYPLLDHIYGGSWSNQVYADAHRYLAEQWLADTTQSIVAIIDGYGTPRRGRNWERAFLHRYDTLSIEGHAEAIAELAKKYPAIDASRVGIYGWSHGGYSSAMAILRRPDVFKVGVAGAPVADPADYDAFAERFLGVPPNPDYTPASLLTWAARPPSPTAPIRPLLLIHGTADDNVYILHSLKFAEAMARAGRPVEFMPLIGQTHMVTDPDSHAAVEKRTAEYFREHLHGPRSSVP, encoded by the coding sequence TTGGCGCCGGCGACGCCTTCGTTCGAGCCCATCTCCACGGACTTTCCGCGGAGCTACGCCATCACGCGCCGCTATACGCTCGGTGAGCCCAAGAGCATCACGCCAACGGAGGACGGGCGCTACGCGTTTTTCCTGCGCTCCCCCGCGCGCGAGCCGCGAAACTCGCTCTGGGAGGTGGAGATCGCGACGGGTGCCATCCGCGAGCTGCTTCGTCCGGAGTCGCTCGCTCCTGGGGAGGAGAAGATCTCGGCCGAGGAGAAAGCGCGGCGGGAGCGGCAGCGCATTCGCGTCGGTGGGTTCACCTCGTTTCAAGCGACGAGCGATGGCTCGGTCATCGTGGTCGGTCTCTCCGGGCGGCTCTATGCTTGGACGCGCGCCACGGGCAAGGCCCACGAGCTCCCCACGGGCCCGGGCTCGCTCATCGATCCGCAGCTCTCGCCCGACGGAACCAAGGTCGCGTACGCGCGGAGCAACGACGTCTATGTGGTGCCGCTCAAAGGCGGCAAGGAGACGGCCATCACGCGCGGCGGCACCGAGACCAATCCGCACGGGGTGGCGGAGTTCATGGCGCAGGAGGAGTTCGCGCGCTTGCGAGGCTTCTGGTGGTCGCCCGACAGCAGCGAAATCCTCTACGAGGACGCCGATCTCTCGGCGGTCCCCAAATGGGCGCTCGCCGATCCGGGGCGGCCCGATGCTCCCGCGCAGGTGATCGCGTACCCCAAGACCGGAAAGCCGCAGGCCATCGTGCGATTGGCCATCGCCTCCGTGCGCAACCCCGGGAGGCCGGTGCGCAAGGTGACGTGGGACAGCGAGCGTTATCCGTACCTCTTTTCCGTGACCTGGACGAAGAACGCCCCGCCGACCCTCAATGTCATCGATCGCCCCTTCCGGCACAGCGCGCTCTTGGCCGTCGAGACGGCCGCGGGTGCGGGCACCCTCGGCACCAAGCCGCTCCTCACGGAGACCGACGCGGCGTGGCTCGGTGAAGAGGTGTCGGTGCCGCGCTGGCTGCCGGACGGCAGCGCCTTTCTCTGGTCGACGGAGCGCAATGGTTCGTGGGAGCTCGAGCTCCACGATCGCCAGGGGGCGAAGCTCTCCACCGTCGCGGCGCCGTCGGTGGGCTATCGGGCCCTGGTCGGCGTCGATGCCGAGAAAAAGGTGGCGTACATCACGGCATCGTCCGAGCCCATTCGCGACGAGCTCTGGGCGGTGCCGTTCGACGGCGGCGCGCCGCAATCCATCTCGAAGAACACCGACGGCCGTTTTCTGGCCAGCTTCGGCGACCACCCGCGCATCTACGGTTTTGGCGAGGCAACGCAAGGGGCCGAGCGGCGCTTTGGCGTGCGCTCGGTGGATGGGTCGGTGAACATCCCGATACCCTCGGTGGCCGAGGCGCCGCCCTTCAAGGCGAACATCGAGTTCACGACCATCGGCAAGGACTCGTTCCGCGTGGCGCTGGTGCGCCCGCGCTCCTTCGATCCGCAGCGCCGCTACCCGCTGCTCGATCACATTTACGGTGGCTCGTGGTCCAACCAAGTCTATGCCGACGCGCACCGCTACCTCGCGGAGCAATGGCTGGCGGACACCACGCAATCCATCGTCGCCATCATCGACGGCTACGGCACCCCGCGCCGGGGCCGAAACTGGGAGCGCGCGTTTCTTCACCGCTACGACACCCTGAGCATCGAAGGCCACGCCGAAGCCATCGCCGAGCTGGCGAAGAAGTACCCCGCCATCGACGCCTCCCGCGTGGGCATCTACGGCTGGTCGCACGGCGGCTATTCCTCCGCCATGGCCATCCTTCGCCGTCCCGACGTCTTCAAAGTCGGCGTCGCCGGCGCCCCCGTCGCCGACCCCGCCGACTACGACGCCTTCGCCGAGCGCTTCCTCGGCGTACCCCCGAACCCCGACTACACCCCGGCCTCGCTCCTCACCTGGGCGGCGCGCCCCCCGAGCCCCACCGCCCCCATCCGACCCCTCCTCCTCATCCACGGCACCGCCGACGACAACGTCTACATCCTGCACTCCCTCAAGTTCGCCGAAGCCATGGCCCGCGCCGGCCGCCCCGTGGAGTTCATGCCCCTCATCGGCCAAACGCACATGGTCACGGATCCCGACTCCCACGCCGCCGTGGAAAAGCGCACGGCCGAATACTTCCGCGAGCATTTGCACGGGCCGCGGTCGTCGGTACCGTGA
- a CDS encoding VWA domain-containing protein: MLPLALLFSTLSIGCGGGLNLTPVKSTQNRPSNVAVYFKVQSSGGEPVGGMTAEQFRIYEDGSLVSEHESKQTILNPEVAASHYTLLLIDMSGSVSADPEAVKTLVDAATAFTDRVEKTHKVGVYTFDGSPEIHPVAPFGSPGGAKGAIRGLLSYKPQDPSTNLNGAVVKGLAELDRALSRAEHPMRFGTLVVFSDGTDRAGRVTKDQMRKAIKDSKYEVFAIGLGKEMQESELKDVGKNGTSRTDNKQEVVKSFDDIAQRIEASTKSYYLLSYCSPSRAGKHAVKIEAQAKDEKKGERSGSLVSEFDASGFTHGCDPNTPPTFDVTKGDALAPKKQTSEDNDKGEAKDKGSEKRSDQRADKPRAAAVKPTQGGTVQLPPPPTSSSPPAKQPQDFNP, translated from the coding sequence GTGCTTCCCCTTGCACTGCTGTTCTCCACCTTGTCCATTGGCTGCGGTGGGGGCCTCAATCTGACCCCCGTCAAGTCGACGCAGAACCGGCCCAGCAATGTGGCCGTCTATTTCAAAGTCCAATCGTCGGGCGGTGAGCCGGTGGGGGGAATGACCGCCGAGCAGTTTCGGATCTACGAGGATGGCTCGCTGGTCTCCGAGCACGAAAGCAAGCAGACCATTTTGAACCCCGAGGTGGCGGCCTCGCACTACACCTTGCTGCTCATCGACATGAGCGGCAGCGTGAGCGCCGATCCGGAGGCCGTCAAAACCTTGGTCGACGCCGCGACGGCGTTCACCGATCGCGTGGAAAAGACGCACAAGGTCGGGGTCTACACCTTCGACGGCAGCCCCGAGATCCACCCGGTGGCCCCGTTCGGCAGTCCCGGCGGCGCCAAAGGTGCCATCCGCGGGCTCCTCTCGTACAAGCCGCAAGATCCCAGCACCAACTTGAATGGCGCCGTGGTCAAAGGCCTCGCCGAGCTCGATCGCGCGCTCTCCCGCGCCGAGCACCCGATGCGATTCGGCACCTTGGTCGTCTTCAGCGACGGGACCGACCGGGCGGGCCGCGTGACCAAAGACCAAATGCGAAAAGCCATCAAGGACAGCAAGTACGAGGTCTTCGCCATCGGGCTCGGCAAAGAGATGCAGGAGTCCGAGCTCAAAGACGTGGGCAAAAATGGCACGTCGCGCACGGACAACAAGCAAGAGGTCGTCAAATCGTTCGACGATATCGCGCAGCGGATCGAGGCCTCCACGAAATCGTATTATCTCTTGAGTTATTGCTCTCCGTCCCGCGCGGGAAAGCACGCGGTGAAGATCGAGGCGCAGGCGAAGGACGAAAAAAAGGGAGAGCGCTCGGGATCGCTGGTGAGTGAATTCGACGCCTCTGGATTCACCCACGGGTGCGATCCCAATACGCCCCCAACCTTCGATGTGACGAAGGGCGATGCCCTCGCGCCAAAGAAGCAAACATCTGAAGATAACGACAAGGGCGAAGCGAAAGACAAAGGCAGCGAGAAGCGGAGCGACCAAAGAGCCGACAAGCCGCGCGCGGCCGCCGTCAAGCCGACCCAGGGGGGAACGGTGCAGTTGCCGCCTCCGCCAACGTCCTCGTCGCCGCCTGCGAAGCAACCCCAGGACTTCAATCCCTAA
- a CDS encoding XRE family transcriptional regulator produces MTPRTDPPRGFPHDGEVAHPDASPDLTPIVGANLRRLRVKRGLSLERLAKQSGVSRAMLGQVELGQSTPTINVLWKISLALDVPFSALLGGAGSTPRVSLLPLERARMLMSRDGAFRSRALFPFDTRRAVEFYELRLTAHGAEHADPHPPGTTENLVVQAGALKLTVDRESFTLATGDAIYFEADRPHIYENPGDVETVMYLVMTYARDAR; encoded by the coding sequence GTGACCCCTCGAACGGATCCGCCCCGTGGTTTTCCGCACGACGGCGAAGTCGCTCATCCTGATGCGTCCCCGGATCTCACGCCGATCGTCGGGGCGAACTTGCGTCGGCTTCGCGTCAAACGCGGGCTCTCGCTCGAGCGCCTGGCCAAGCAATCGGGGGTGAGCCGCGCCATGTTGGGGCAGGTGGAGCTCGGGCAGAGCACGCCCACCATCAACGTCCTCTGGAAGATCTCCCTCGCGCTGGATGTGCCGTTCTCGGCGCTGCTCGGCGGGGCGGGGAGCACGCCGCGCGTGTCGCTCCTTCCGCTCGAGCGGGCGCGGATGCTCATGTCGCGCGATGGCGCCTTCCGATCGCGCGCGCTCTTTCCCTTCGACACGCGCCGCGCGGTCGAGTTCTACGAGCTACGCCTGACCGCGCACGGCGCCGAGCACGCCGATCCGCACCCTCCGGGCACGACGGAGAACTTGGTCGTGCAGGCCGGCGCGCTCAAGCTTACGGTCGACCGTGAGAGCTTCACCCTCGCCACCGGCGACGCCATCTACTTCGAGGCCGATCGGCCACACATTTACGAGAACCCGGGCGACGTCGAGACGGTCATGTACTTGGTGATGACGTACGCGCGCGACGCGAGGTGA